From Amycolatopsis cihanbeyliensis, a single genomic window includes:
- a CDS encoding serine/threonine-protein kinase, which translates to MEPETQPRFGMGEVAREHDDAVLNPRADAKVIANRYEIGPVIGRGGSATVHRAVDRTTGHEVAVKLFHTGGAQIAQRRQRQELDILRRLRHPGLVTLYDAGTHEGQAYLVMRLATGSTLAARVLCGPMSPAEVTELGAALARALDYVHSTGVTHRDLKPANVLLGPDGPMLSDFGIAQALDSTRVTSNGVVVGTAAYLAPEQVRSEWVGPPADVYALGLVLLECLTGNRQYPGTLVESAVARLHHPPVVPDGLPHGLAALLARMTADRPTDRPAAGEVADALEEPSPAVTSPLVTAPARPARSRRLRALLSVGVPVAAGCAAVVAVLLPDAPETRAPASEADQPVHPAPPTTRTADHVPAMTGTTGNRSTPAPSRPAAPQPSEKDTTRADTPQRPVSVPVDGPAPAGPPEQADEPPGRGDKGKKGKPHPPSEPGKGPSGARPLGS; encoded by the coding sequence ATGGAGCCAGAGACCCAACCGAGATTCGGCATGGGCGAGGTCGCCAGGGAACACGACGATGCCGTGCTGAACCCACGGGCAGACGCCAAGGTCATCGCGAACCGCTACGAGATCGGGCCGGTGATCGGCCGTGGCGGCAGCGCGACCGTGCACAGGGCAGTGGACCGGACCACCGGGCACGAGGTGGCGGTGAAGCTGTTCCATACCGGCGGCGCACAGATCGCCCAGCGCCGCCAACGCCAGGAGCTGGACATTCTGCGCAGGCTCCGGCATCCCGGGCTGGTGACCCTGTACGACGCCGGCACGCACGAAGGGCAGGCCTACCTGGTGATGCGGCTCGCCACCGGGTCGACGCTCGCGGCACGCGTCCTGTGTGGACCGATGAGCCCCGCGGAGGTCACCGAACTCGGCGCCGCACTCGCCCGCGCACTGGACTACGTGCACTCCACCGGTGTGACGCACCGCGATCTCAAGCCCGCCAACGTGCTGCTCGGTCCGGACGGCCCGATGCTCAGCGACTTCGGCATCGCGCAGGCGCTGGACAGCACCCGGGTCACCTCCAACGGCGTGGTCGTCGGCACCGCCGCCTACCTCGCGCCGGAACAGGTGCGTAGCGAGTGGGTCGGGCCCCCTGCCGATGTGTACGCGCTCGGCCTGGTCCTGCTGGAATGCCTCACCGGCAACCGGCAGTACCCCGGCACGCTGGTGGAGTCCGCGGTCGCCAGGCTGCACCACCCACCCGTGGTGCCGGACGGGCTTCCGCACGGCCTGGCCGCCCTGCTCGCCCGGATGACCGCGGACCGGCCAACGGACCGCCCGGCGGCCGGCGAGGTGGCCGACGCACTCGAGGAGCCGTCCCCTGCCGTCACCTCGCCCCTGGTGACCGCGCCGGCCCGGCCCGCACGGTCAAGGCGACTGCGCGCCCTGCTGTCGGTCGGCGTACCGGTCGCGGCCGGGTGCGCGGCCGTGGTGGCCGTCCTGCTGCCCGACGCGCCGGAAACCCGCGCCCCGGCGTCCGAGGCCGACCAGCCCGTCCATCCCGCGCCGCCGACCACCCGGACCGCCGACCACGTCCCGGCCATGACCGGCACGACGGGGAACCGGTCCACCCCGGCACCCTCGCGGCCAGCCGCCCCCCAACCGTCTGAAAAGGACACAACGCGGGCGGACACGCCGCAGCGACCGGTATCCGTTCCCGTGGACGGGCCTGCTCCGGCCGGGCCGCCGGAGCAGGCCGACGAACCTCCGGGGCGCGGCGACAAGGGCAAGAAGGGGAAACCGCACCCGCCTTCCGAGCCGGGCAAGGGCCCATCGGGGGCACGCCCGCTGGGGTCGTAA
- a CDS encoding alkaline phosphatase family protein: MNKLLVLDVVGLTPKLLRHMPNLSRLASSGWQAELGTVLPAVTCSAQSTFLTGLTPAQHGIVGNGWYFRDLGEVYLWRQHNKLVGGEKVWETARAARPGYTAANLCWWYAMGASTDFTITPRPVYHADGRKSPDCYARPPELHDRLTAELGPFPLFNYWGPTASITSTRWIVAAARRLFWDERPDLLLVYLPHLDYDLQRYGPDSPQAVAAARAVDAEVAPLLAEAERAKAPVVALSEYGITQANQPVDINRALRGEGLLEVYTQEGMEYLDPWTSRAFAVADHQVAHVYVADETDLPKVRHLVEALPGVDEVLDRQAQARYGLDHERAGELVAVAEPQAWFTYYYWLNDDRAPDFARGVDIHRKPGFDPAELFFDPADRFAKPKAMLNLARKKAGLRYTMNVVPTDPRWVRGSHGRLPDSPQDGPVLLCSDPAVPSEVESSGKMPGTGVRDLLLSLQGIEAHGKGR, encoded by the coding sequence TTGAACAAGCTGCTCGTGCTCGACGTGGTCGGGCTGACGCCGAAACTGTTGCGGCACATGCCGAACCTCAGCCGGCTGGCCAGCAGTGGATGGCAGGCCGAACTCGGCACGGTGCTGCCCGCGGTGACCTGCAGCGCCCAGTCGACCTTCCTGACCGGGTTGACGCCGGCACAGCACGGCATCGTCGGCAACGGCTGGTACTTCCGGGACCTCGGTGAGGTCTACCTGTGGCGGCAGCACAACAAGCTGGTCGGTGGCGAGAAGGTATGGGAGACCGCGCGAGCGGCCCGGCCCGGCTACACCGCCGCGAACCTGTGCTGGTGGTACGCGATGGGCGCCTCGACCGACTTCACGATCACCCCGCGCCCGGTCTACCACGCCGACGGCCGCAAGTCCCCTGACTGCTACGCCCGGCCGCCTGAGCTGCACGACCGGCTGACCGCGGAACTCGGTCCGTTCCCGCTGTTCAACTACTGGGGACCGACCGCATCCATCACCTCCACCAGGTGGATCGTCGCGGCGGCAAGGCGGCTGTTCTGGGACGAGCGGCCGGACCTGCTGCTGGTGTACCTTCCGCACCTGGACTACGACCTGCAGCGCTACGGCCCGGACTCGCCGCAGGCGGTGGCCGCGGCACGGGCGGTGGATGCCGAGGTGGCGCCGCTGCTGGCCGAGGCCGAGCGGGCGAAGGCGCCGGTGGTCGCGCTCTCGGAGTACGGCATCACGCAGGCGAACCAGCCGGTGGACATCAACCGCGCGTTGCGCGGCGAGGGCCTGCTTGAGGTCTACACCCAGGAGGGTATGGAGTACCTGGACCCGTGGACCTCCCGCGCCTTCGCCGTGGCCGACCACCAGGTCGCCCATGTGTATGTCGCCGACGAGACCGACCTGCCGAAGGTGCGGCATCTCGTCGAGGCCCTGCCCGGGGTGGACGAGGTGCTCGACCGCCAGGCGCAGGCCCGCTACGGGCTGGACCACGAGCGGGCGGGGGAACTGGTCGCGGTGGCCGAGCCGCAGGCCTGGTTTACCTACTACTACTGGTTGAACGACGACCGGGCACCGGATTTCGCCAGGGGAGTGGACATCCACCGCAAGCCGGGCTTCGACCCGGCGGAGTTGTTCTTCGATCCGGCCGACCGGTTTGCCAAACCGAAGGCCATGCTGAACCTGGCGCGCAAGAAGGCCGGTCTGCGCTACACGATGAACGTGGTGCCCACCGATCCCCGCTGGGTGCGTGGCTCGCACGGCAGGCTGCCCGATTCGCCGCAGGACGGTCCCGTTCTGCTGTGTTCCGATCCGGCTGTTCCGTCCGAAGTGGAGAGTTCGGGCAAGATGCCGGGGACCGGAGTCCGGGACCTGCTGCTGTCGCTGCAAGGTATCGAGGCACACGGAAAGGGACGGTGA
- a CDS encoding acyltransferase family protein, with protein sequence MSLLRADPPVPTRAPPNAPSARRYRPELQGLRALAAVLVVVYHVWFGRISGGVDVFFLISGFLITGQLVRASERGGIGFRSMWGRMIKRLFPAALTVLTAIIVAGWLLLPQGRWTQTISEVFASALYVENWRLVADSVDYFAQHNTASVVQHFWSLSIQGQFYLVWPLLVALVALVARWAGRGLRGSMALTLLVLFATSLAYSVVLTGIDQPMAYFHSLTRVWEFALGGLLALGIQLLTLPRPVRVLLGWLGVAGLVSCGLLLQVGSVFPGYAALWPTMSALLVLLAGATASPVGADRLLSSRPLEYVGNLSYALYLWHWPVLLFYLVLRDRAEAGIAGGALVIGLSVVLAALTHHLIETPARESRFSPALRWGAYRFGVLTLMPVLVLAGAWQVTAEQWAAVTITADDPDHPGALARAEGFEYTGATDPGLMPSFVSLHEDFAGIRQELCTTIPARVEVELCSTDTEGPPGRRIVVVGDSHPGQFLGALLPIAERRNWQVSSLLRGGCPFSTESDIVPGDQPCMDWNADVIDQIARIRPDVVFTTATREVRMGLTEYTPPGYVAQWRKLAELDIPVVAVRDNPRYDFEPSSCVERYGQDAEVCARPRAELLSPEPPYAGMSVLPDNVHFLDFSDYFCTERLCPPAIGNVLVYMDNNHISATYMTTMAPIVEEKLTSTLNW encoded by the coding sequence ATGAGCCTGCTTCGCGCGGATCCGCCTGTGCCCACCCGGGCCCCGCCGAACGCGCCCTCGGCACGCCGGTACCGGCCGGAACTGCAGGGGCTGCGGGCACTGGCGGCGGTGCTGGTCGTCGTCTACCACGTGTGGTTCGGTCGGATCTCCGGCGGCGTGGACGTCTTCTTCCTCATTTCCGGGTTTCTGATCACCGGCCAGCTGGTTCGCGCCAGCGAGCGCGGCGGGATCGGGTTCCGGTCGATGTGGGGCCGGATGATCAAGCGCCTGTTCCCGGCCGCGCTCACCGTGCTGACGGCGATCATCGTCGCGGGCTGGTTGCTGCTGCCCCAGGGCCGCTGGACGCAGACGATCAGCGAGGTGTTCGCCTCCGCGCTGTACGTGGAGAACTGGCGGCTGGTTGCCGACTCGGTCGACTACTTCGCCCAGCACAACACCGCCAGCGTGGTGCAGCACTTCTGGTCGCTTTCCATCCAGGGGCAGTTCTACCTGGTGTGGCCGCTGCTGGTGGCGCTGGTCGCGCTGGTGGCCCGGTGGGCGGGCCGGGGGTTGCGCGGCAGCATGGCGCTGACCCTGCTCGTGCTGTTCGCGACCTCGCTGGCGTACTCGGTGGTGTTGACCGGTATCGACCAACCGATGGCCTACTTCCACTCGTTGACCCGGGTGTGGGAGTTCGCCCTGGGTGGCCTGCTCGCGCTGGGCATCCAACTGCTGACCCTGCCAAGGCCGGTGCGGGTGCTGCTCGGTTGGCTCGGGGTGGCCGGGCTGGTCTCCTGCGGCCTGCTGTTGCAGGTCGGCAGCGTCTTCCCGGGGTACGCGGCGCTCTGGCCCACGATGTCCGCGCTGCTGGTGCTGCTGGCGGGCGCGACCGCCAGCCCGGTCGGCGCCGACCGGCTGCTGAGCTCCCGGCCGCTGGAGTACGTCGGCAACCTCAGCTACGCGCTGTACCTGTGGCACTGGCCGGTGCTGCTGTTCTACCTCGTGCTGCGGGACCGCGCCGAAGCGGGAATCGCGGGAGGCGCGCTGGTCATCGGGCTGTCGGTGGTGCTGGCCGCGCTGACCCACCACCTGATCGAGACGCCGGCCCGGGAGTCCCGGTTCAGCCCGGCACTGCGCTGGGGCGCCTACCGGTTCGGCGTGCTGACGCTCATGCCGGTGCTGGTGCTGGCGGGTGCCTGGCAGGTGACGGCGGAGCAGTGGGCCGCCGTCACGATCACCGCCGACGACCCCGATCATCCCGGGGCGCTGGCCCGTGCCGAAGGGTTCGAGTACACCGGGGCCACCGACCCCGGACTGATGCCCTCGTTCGTCTCCTTGCACGAGGACTTCGCGGGGATCCGGCAGGAGCTGTGCACGACGATCCCGGCGCGCGTGGAGGTGGAGCTGTGCAGCACCGACACCGAGGGTCCTCCCGGGCGGCGGATCGTCGTGGTGGGGGACTCGCATCCCGGGCAGTTCCTCGGGGCCCTGCTGCCCATTGCGGAGCGGCGGAACTGGCAGGTCAGCTCGCTGCTACGGGGTGGGTGCCCGTTCTCGACCGAATCCGACATCGTGCCGGGTGACCAGCCGTGCATGGACTGGAACGCGGACGTGATCGACCAGATCGCGCGGATCCGGCCGGACGTCGTGTTCACCACCGCCACCCGCGAAGTGCGGATGGGGCTCACCGAGTACACCCCGCCCGGCTATGTGGCGCAGTGGCGCAAGCTGGCGGAGCTGGATATCCCGGTGGTGGCGGTACGGGACAACCCGCGCTACGACTTCGAACCCTCGTCCTGCGTGGAAAGGTACGGCCAGGACGCCGAGGTCTGCGCCCGGCCGCGGGCCGAGTTGCTGTCTCCCGAGCCGCCGTACGCCGGGATGAGCGTCCTGCCGGACAACGTCCACTTCCTCGACTTCAGTGACTACTTCTGCACCGAGCGGCTGTGCCCGCCGGCGATCGGCAACGTGCTGGTGTACATGGACAACAACCACATCAGCGCGACCTACATGACGACCATGGCCCCGATCGTCGAGGAGAAACTGACCTCCACCCTCAACTGGTAG
- a CDS encoding asparaginase has product MAESSPAARVALIALGGTIAMTRPAPGEAVTPSLDAGDLVEAVPGLAELDIELSTRTFRSVPGASVTFADLAALTGLIEELAESQDAVVLTQGTDTLEETSFFLDISLDTAMPVVLTGAMRHPELAGADGPGNLLAALRVAASPRARGLGCLVVLGDEIHAARHVRKTHSTSPAAFASPDTGPLGQVVEDRVWLPAAVGPRPALPPAGADPLVPVVTTTLDDDLPLLRPMRTDLDGLVLAAFGVGHVPAGAVELLAAYAERVPVVLTSRTGAGSVHRASYGFPGSEQDLQRRGLVNGGFLDPYKARILLRQLLGNGKGRAEIAEAFAAYG; this is encoded by the coding sequence GTGGCCGAATCTTCCCCCGCGGCACGGGTGGCGCTCATCGCCCTCGGCGGCACGATCGCGATGACCAGACCCGCCCCTGGCGAGGCGGTGACGCCGAGCCTGGACGCCGGGGACCTGGTCGAGGCCGTACCCGGACTCGCCGAGCTGGACATCGAGCTGAGCACGCGGACCTTCCGCTCGGTGCCGGGCGCGTCGGTGACCTTCGCCGACCTCGCCGCGCTGACCGGACTGATCGAGGAGCTCGCCGAGAGCCAGGACGCCGTGGTGCTCACCCAGGGTACCGACACGCTGGAGGAGACGTCGTTCTTCCTCGATATCAGCCTGGACACCGCGATGCCGGTGGTGCTGACCGGCGCCATGCGGCACCCCGAACTGGCCGGGGCCGACGGTCCGGGCAACCTGCTCGCCGCGCTGCGGGTGGCCGCCAGCCCGCGGGCCCGCGGCTTGGGGTGCCTGGTGGTGCTGGGCGACGAGATTCACGCGGCCAGGCATGTCCGCAAGACCCACAGCACCAGCCCCGCGGCGTTCGCCTCGCCGGACACCGGGCCACTTGGCCAGGTGGTGGAGGACAGGGTGTGGCTGCCGGCCGCGGTGGGACCGAGGCCGGCCTTGCCCCCGGCCGGCGCGGACCCGCTCGTGCCGGTGGTGACCACGACACTCGACGACGACCTTCCGTTGCTGCGTCCGATGCGGACGGATCTGGACGGCCTGGTGCTCGCCGCGTTCGGCGTCGGCCACGTGCCCGCCGGCGCCGTGGAACTGCTCGCCGCCTACGCCGAGCGCGTCCCGGTCGTGCTCACCAGCCGGACCGGGGCCGGATCGGTGCATCGCGCGAGCTACGGATTCCCCGGGTCGGAACAGGATCTGCAACGGCGTGGCCTGGTGAACGGTGGCTTCCTCGATCCGTACAAGGCTCGGATCCTGCTGCGCCAGCTCCTCGGGAACGGCAAGGGGCGAGCGGAGATCGCCGAAGCGTTCGCGGCGTACGGCTAG
- a CDS encoding IS701 family transposase produces MTPDEFSVVRQRLEAFAADVFVPVARSDQRAKGETYLRGLLLDGRRKSMRPMAARLGVDHQGLQQFVTASTWDTAAVRARLACRAVEFIDPVAWVVDDTGFPKDGTGSPGVARQYSGTLGKVANCQIGVSVHAVTDTASCPLEWRLFLPESWDVAKAGPAAVKAAKAKQRKTLTNAPRAAAPAAPADVDAEAVATAATEAARQRRRKSAVPDDKGHRPKWMLAVEMLDGLARHGLRPPLVAADSGYGDSGPFRAALDERGIVYSVQVTGETLAHPADAAPVPPTWSGHGRPPTRPDYPHDPVSIAHHVLAAGRDTATTVTWREGSTGNLSSQFVFLRVRPAGHRITRDTDGTLPERWLIAEWPDDEPEPVTYWLTSQPADTDPTNLIRTAKIRWRIEHDYRELKTGLGLDHFEGRSWTGWHRHVTLVTAAHLFITLLRHDPKADAPA; encoded by the coding sequence GTGACCCCGGATGAGTTCTCGGTTGTGCGGCAACGCTTGGAGGCGTTCGCTGCGGACGTGTTTGTGCCTGTGGCTCGGTCTGATCAGCGGGCGAAAGGTGAAACGTATCTGCGTGGGCTGTTGCTGGATGGGCGGCGTAAGTCGATGCGGCCGATGGCGGCGCGGCTGGGGGTCGATCACCAGGGGCTGCAGCAGTTTGTGACGGCCTCGACGTGGGACACCGCGGCGGTGCGGGCGCGGTTGGCGTGCCGGGCGGTCGAGTTCATCGATCCGGTTGCCTGGGTGGTGGACGACACCGGGTTCCCGAAAGACGGCACCGGCTCGCCGGGTGTGGCCCGGCAGTACTCCGGCACCTTGGGCAAGGTCGCGAACTGCCAGATCGGGGTGAGCGTCCACGCGGTCACCGATACGGCGTCGTGTCCGCTGGAGTGGCGGTTGTTCCTGCCCGAGTCGTGGGATGTTGCCAAGGCCGGACCGGCGGCGGTGAAGGCGGCGAAAGCCAAGCAGCGCAAGACCTTGACGAACGCGCCGCGAGCCGCCGCGCCGGCCGCGCCCGCTGATGTCGATGCCGAGGCGGTGGCCACAGCGGCGACGGAGGCGGCCCGGCAGCGGCGCCGCAAGTCCGCGGTTCCCGACGATAAGGGTCACCGCCCGAAGTGGATGCTGGCGGTCGAGATGCTCGACGGCCTCGCCAGGCACGGACTGCGGCCACCGCTGGTGGCCGCCGACTCCGGCTACGGCGACAGTGGCCCGTTCCGGGCCGCGCTCGACGAACGCGGCATCGTCTACAGCGTCCAGGTCACAGGTGAAACCCTCGCCCACCCCGCCGACGCGGCACCCGTACCACCCACCTGGTCCGGCCACGGCCGCCCACCGACCCGCCCGGACTACCCGCACGACCCGGTCAGCATCGCCCACCACGTCCTGGCCGCCGGCCGCGACACCGCAACCACGGTCACCTGGCGCGAGGGCAGCACAGGCAACCTCAGCTCACAGTTCGTGTTCCTCCGCGTCCGCCCGGCCGGACACCGCATCACCCGTGACACCGACGGCACCCTGCCCGAACGATGGCTGATCGCCGAATGGCCCGACGACGAACCCGAACCCGTCACCTACTGGCTGACCAGCCAGCCCGCCGACACCGACCCCACCAACCTGATCCGCACCGCGAAGATCCGCTGGCGCATCGAACACGACTACCGCGAACTCAAAACCGGCCTCGGCCTGGACCACTTCGAAGGCCGATCATGGACAGGCTGGCACCGCCACGTCACCCTCGTCACCGCCGCGCACCTGTTCATCACCCTGCTGCGACACGACCCAAAAGCGGATGCGCCGGCCTAA
- a CDS encoding sugar phosphate isomerase/epimerase family protein, translated as MSEGGFSRRAALRGAAGAALGLGAAAAFSGTAAAGPGTRGRWPGRMRVPKERIAVQLYTLRSLLEQDTPGTLEALADMGYRNVELAGTYGRSAEEFRSLLDRNHLRAVSSHIGFDGADVDQLIADTKVLGARYADCAWAKFDTIAEWIAFAERLDRAGRAFRRAGIRYGYHNHAHEFQPIDGVRPFDVLARNTGWWHIHFEFDLYWLVVAGVDPVREFWRQPGRVRQFHVKDRAPDGGFADLGTGTIDFGSLFRDTWLGGVRHYIVEHDQPSDPLRTARVGHQYLTDLRF; from the coding sequence ATGAGCGAGGGCGGATTTTCCCGGCGGGCGGCACTGCGCGGCGCTGCCGGTGCGGCGCTGGGGCTCGGCGCGGCCGCGGCGTTCAGCGGTACCGCGGCGGCCGGCCCCGGGACCCGGGGCCGGTGGCCCGGCCGGATGCGGGTGCCGAAGGAGCGGATCGCCGTCCAGCTCTACACCCTGCGCAGCCTGCTGGAGCAGGACACCCCCGGCACGCTGGAGGCGCTGGCCGACATGGGGTACCGGAACGTGGAGCTCGCCGGCACCTACGGGCGCTCGGCCGAGGAGTTCCGCTCCCTGCTGGACCGCAACCACCTGCGCGCGGTGTCCAGCCACATCGGGTTCGACGGCGCGGACGTGGACCAGCTCATCGCCGACACCAAGGTGCTCGGGGCGCGTTACGCCGACTGCGCCTGGGCGAAGTTCGACACCATCGCGGAGTGGATCGCGTTCGCCGAGCGGCTGGACAGGGCGGGCCGGGCGTTCCGCAGGGCGGGTATCCGGTACGGCTACCACAACCACGCGCACGAGTTCCAGCCGATCGACGGTGTGCGGCCGTTCGACGTGCTCGCCAGGAACACCGGCTGGTGGCATATCCACTTCGAGTTCGACCTGTACTGGCTGGTGGTCGCCGGGGTGGACCCGGTGCGGGAGTTCTGGCGCCAGCCGGGCAGGGTGCGGCAGTTCCACGTCAAGGACCGGGCCCCGGACGGCGGGTTCGCCGACCTCGGCACCGGGACCATCGACTTCGGGTCGCTCTTCCGGGACACCTGGCTTGGCGGCGTGCGACACTACATCGTGGAGCACGATCAGCCGAGTGATCCGCTGCGCACCGCGCGGGTCGGCCATCAGTACCTGACCGACCTGCGGTTCTGA
- the cutA gene encoding divalent-cation tolerance protein CutA: MASDHVIVSSTTDSEQAARELAASAIDARLGACAQIVGPITSVYRWEGAVQTDQEWRVEIKTAADRVAELTERLNAEHGYDVPEIIATPIDGGSAEYLAWLIDETRSLR; encoded by the coding sequence ATGGCTTCGGATCATGTGATCGTCTCCTCGACGACGGACAGCGAACAGGCCGCGCGGGAACTGGCGGCCAGTGCCATCGACGCCAGGCTGGGCGCGTGCGCGCAGATCGTCGGTCCGATCACCAGCGTCTACCGCTGGGAAGGCGCGGTACAGACCGACCAGGAATGGCGAGTGGAGATCAAGACTGCGGCCGATCGGGTGGCCGAGTTGACCGAACGGCTCAACGCCGAGCACGGCTACGACGTCCCGGAAATCATCGCGACCCCGATCGACGGCGGCTCCGCCGAGTACCTGGCCTGGCTGATCGACGAGACCCGCTCGCTCAGGTGA
- a CDS encoding sugar phosphate isomerase/epimerase family protein encodes MSRPITLFTGQWADLPFEEVCRLAAEWGYDGLEIACSGDHFQVDRALAEEDYVDRKRRLLDAYGLRVWAISNHLVGQAVCDDPIDDRHRNILPARIWGEGDPEGVRRRAAAELADTARAAAKFGVDTVVGFTGSKIWKYVAMFPPVSQEVIDDGYADFARRWNPILDVFDEVGVRFAHEVHPSEIAYDYWTTRRALDAVDNRPAFGLNWDPSHFVWQDLDPVGFILDFADRIYHVDCKDTKKRLDGRNGRLGSHLAWADPRRGWDFVSTGHGDVDWETAFRALNSIGYSGPISVEWEDAGMDRLRGAAEAVTYIRNLIFDKPTAAFDAAFSNQEG; translated from the coding sequence ATGAGCCGACCGATCACGCTGTTCACCGGGCAGTGGGCCGACCTCCCGTTCGAGGAGGTCTGCCGGCTGGCCGCCGAATGGGGTTACGACGGCCTGGAGATCGCCTGCTCCGGCGATCATTTCCAGGTCGACCGCGCACTCGCCGAGGAGGACTACGTCGACCGGAAGCGCCGGTTGCTGGACGCCTACGGGCTGCGGGTGTGGGCGATCTCCAACCATCTGGTCGGCCAGGCGGTGTGCGACGATCCGATCGACGATCGGCACCGCAACATCCTGCCCGCCCGGATCTGGGGCGAGGGTGACCCCGAGGGCGTCCGGCGGCGCGCCGCGGCGGAGCTCGCCGACACCGCGCGGGCCGCGGCGAAGTTCGGGGTGGACACCGTGGTCGGGTTCACCGGCTCGAAGATCTGGAAGTACGTGGCGATGTTCCCGCCGGTCTCCCAGGAGGTGATCGACGACGGCTATGCCGACTTCGCCCGGCGATGGAACCCGATCCTGGACGTCTTCGACGAGGTCGGGGTGCGGTTCGCGCACGAGGTGCATCCCTCGGAGATCGCCTACGACTACTGGACCACCAGGCGTGCCCTGGACGCGGTGGACAACCGGCCCGCCTTCGGGCTGAACTGGGACCCCTCGCACTTCGTCTGGCAGGACCTCGATCCGGTCGGCTTCATCCTGGACTTCGCCGATCGGATCTACCACGTCGACTGCAAGGACACCAAGAAGCGCCTCGACGGCCGCAACGGCAGGCTCGGTTCGCACCTCGCCTGGGCCGATCCGCGCCGGGGCTGGGACTTCGTCTCGACCGGGCACGGCGACGTGGACTGGGAAACCGCGTTCCGCGCGCTCAACTCGATCGGCTACTCCGGGCCGATCTCGGTGGAGTGGGAGGACGCGGGCATGGACCGGCTGCGTGGGGCGGCCGAGGCGGTGACCTACATCAGGAACCTGATTTTCGACAAGCCCACGGCGGCTTTCGACGCCGCGTTCAGTAACCAGGAAGGGTGA
- a CDS encoding DUF1707 SHOCT-like domain-containing protein has product MLDELQARKEAAQARLEQAVGEGRLTLDEYTDRVAQVWAATSTGMIDSALSDLPAPLVRPEPAATRMSIDVIFDDVKRSGRFALSSGDRVTGFFGDVKLDLRQAVLTEQVLKLNVSSVFGDVRVTVPEGIEVEVTSFTLLGDRDIQTTSERVPGSPRLLLKANTIFGDIRVRSGS; this is encoded by the coding sequence ATGCTGGATGAGTTACAGGCTCGGAAAGAGGCTGCCCAGGCGCGCCTCGAGCAGGCAGTCGGCGAGGGCAGGCTGACCCTCGACGAGTACACCGACCGAGTCGCGCAGGTGTGGGCGGCGACCAGCACCGGCATGATCGACAGCGCGCTGTCCGACCTGCCCGCGCCACTGGTGCGGCCCGAGCCCGCAGCCACCCGGATGAGCATCGACGTGATCTTCGATGACGTCAAACGCAGTGGCCGGTTCGCGCTGAGTTCGGGGGACCGCGTCACCGGGTTCTTCGGCGACGTGAAACTGGACCTACGGCAGGCCGTGCTCACCGAGCAGGTGCTCAAGCTGAACGTCTCCTCCGTGTTCGGGGATGTCCGGGTGACCGTGCCGGAAGGGATCGAGGTCGAGGTGACGTCGTTCACCCTGCTCGGCGACCGCGATATCCAGACCACCAGCGAACGCGTGCCCGGCAGCCCCAGGCTGCTGCTGAAGGCCAACACGATCTTCGGCGACATCCGGGTACGCAGCGGGTCCTGA